The DNA region GATGAGCACCGTCCCCCTGCCACCTTCATGCAGAGGACTGCCTGTCCCTGTCACTCCTCACTCCCTCATCCTGCTTCACTTGCCTCCCTTGGCCACCTGCCCACACAGGTTGGTCTGTGCACTGCCTGATGCCCTCGTAAGAATGTAAGGCCCATGAGGGTggggactctgcaaccccagaaTCTGGCATGTGGCATGTGCTCAGGTAACCAGAGGAGATAAGCTGGCACCAGGAGTGACCAGAAAGGAATGAGCATAGCCCTCCATGCCATGGAGGACTCTGGTGGGCCAGTGGGCACACACCATCGTCACCCAGGGTCAGTGCTGCAGCCTCCTTCAGCCCCAACACCCACAGCAGAGGCTTTGGCCCCTACTCTCCAGAGTGAAGGCAGAGGCTGTCCCTGCCACTCATTAGGCCAGTGTCCTCGTGTATGTGTTTCCGGTAGTGTGAGTGAAATCTAacaccctcctctctcctcaaGGCACCAGCCACACCCAGCCTAACTGGGTCCACTCGAGGGGCTGGCACCCTTGAGCAGCAAGGAGTGTGGGGGGCTCTGGGATGGTAAACAAAAACTCTCCGTGGAACCCTCCAAACTAGACCTCATCTTGCATATAGAGGTGTCCCTCCCAGGATCTGAAGGTGGTGTCCAGAGCCTCCACCTGGACCCCTCAGAATAAACTGTCCCAGAACCCCAGGAAGCTTCCCTGCGGGTAGCTCCCCATGTCCCTGGAATTTGGCTCAAGGTAGGGAGATCATCCTCCCAGGAAGGCGATAGGAGCTCACAGGCCCTGGGGCATGAGCCCCTCCTCACCGGTGTGGGGGCACTGAGGGGCCCTTACCTGCACCTTCCCCCTCACCTGGGCACCTTCAACTGCACAAGAATCCCCTTCACCTGCATGAACCCCTTCACCTGTGTGAGTGCCAGGCCCCCTCACCTGCGCTGGCCTCCCCACCTAGGCGGGCCCAGGACCACCTCACCGGCACGAGGCCCACTCACCCGCACGTTCCACCTCACCTGCACAGCCCGCGATGCCCCTCCCTGCGCGGGCCAGGGATCCCTTCATCTGCGTGGGCCAGCCCTTGTGCGCGAGTCCTGGACCCTTTTCACCTGCAGGGGCCACCCCCAACTGCACAGGGACCCTCTCACCTGCGTGAGTCGGGCCTGGACTCGGGGCCTGTAGGACCGAACTGCGAGGGATGCGCGGGGCCCTCCAAGTGGAgacacagggagcccaggctTCGGGCCGACGACCTCGGGATCTCGCGCCCTCGCGCCCCCGGCCCCGGCGCCGACTACGAGGCCCGGTGACAATGAAGCTGTCGGGCGAGCGGCGGCAGCTAGCAACCAAACAGCCTGGCACCTCCTCCCCGTCCGTCACGGAGGCCCGCCTTTCCTGCTCGCGCCTCTTCTGGATTGGTCCTCCGGCCGCCCACTCCGGACGTCCCGGGAGTTCATTGGGTGACTCGGCTGTCCTTCGAGAAGTTCAAGCGTGGGAGGAGCCgcagggagctggggtggggcctgTGGTGGCGGCGGGCTGCCGATTGGATATGGCCGCGGGAGGCGGGGTCTCAGCTGCGGTGGGGGCGGGCCCTAGGCGGAGCCTCTGAGGAGGGGTGggcgaggaggagaaaggggggcGGTGAGTGAGGAGGGCAGTGGAGCGCGCGGGGTAGCTCCGCGCTTCTTATCGTGGGCCCAgccagccttccaggctccaaCTCAGTCTCAGGCCGGGCCGTCCCCCTGGCTCCCATGCCGTCCCGCGGATCCCACGCGGTCCCTGGGCTCTCGCGCGGTACCCGAGCTCCCTCCTTGCCCAGACCTGTCTGGACACCTGGGTCCAGTTACTCTCTGAAAGCTCCGTTTTTGGGTCTGGACCCGCGAGTCCCAGGGAGGCCCGCCTGTGAAGCTGTCAATAAGGGGCCCATCCTCGGGCGACCCTGACACCTACCCTCACCCTTAATGCCCGCTCCCCTCCTTACAACCCAAGACCGCGCGGTGGCGGCGTTGTccctttttttctgtccttttcccGTCTTGACAATGccatccctttttcttttttctgcctccttctccGAAGTTTTAatcccccacctccactccccccccaccccccgccaaccGCCTGGCGGTTGTTTCCTATCTTTTCTCATGTCCAGACCACTGTCCCCGCTGGCAGGACCTCTCCTCTTTGGCGTCCCGCGTGTTTCCCTACCTGCACTGTGCGTCCTTCCCAGCGCACAGGTGGACCACACCCAGCTCAGCGCTACACTGTAGCTACGCTACACCCCTAGTCTGTGATCCCTTCAACAGGAAAGCcccctctcctccaggaagcttctgGCCTCTCCaacatttttcctttcaaaatagcACATTGCTCATTTTTGTCCcatttttataaatcaaatacTATTTTTACTTccaaaaaaatctaatttatatcaataaaaatcatatttttaggTGTACAGCTGAGTTTTGACGATGCAGAGAGCtgtttaggcttccctggtggctcagacgataaaggatccccctacaatgcaggagacctgggttcaatccctgggttgggaagatcccctggaggagggcatagcaacccactcaagtattcttgcttggagaatcctcatgtacagagaagcctggccgtctacagtccatgggtcacagagtcggaattgactgagcaactaggcacacacacagagagctgTTTTACCACCACCACAAACAAGGCACAGaactttctctcctctccccaaacCATGGGCTGCCTTTTTGTAGCCAAATCCTCCCCACCCCTTGTCCCAGTCACCACCAACCTGTCATCTGTCAATCACtatggttttgccttttccagcgtCTTAGAAATGCAATCCTGTGGTGTGTACCATTTTGAGTCTGGTTTCCTTCACTTAGTCATGTGAgtcttccctcttcctcttcatTGCTGACTAGTATCCCATGGTGTGGGTGAACCATCCTTTATTACTCAGCAACTCAAGGACTTATTGGTTGTTTCTGGTTTGGGGCAATTATGAATGGAACTgctgtaaacaatcacttttaaaCATTTGTGTGAACTTAAGTTTTCATGTCACTTGGGCAGATACTTAGGAGGGGACTGCTGAATTGTATGGTAACTGTCTAAGATACTGCCAAACTTTTCCCAAAGGTGATGTATCTTTCTATTaatgcattctcaccagcagccTGTGAATTCCATTTGATCCTCCTTGGCCTCACACTTGTTATtactggatttttaaattattatttttaagtaatactAACAGGTGTCAGGACTTCACTGGTGTGTCCAATGgtctttgcaatgcaggggacacaggtttgattcctggtcaaggaagatCTCACAGGCCTTGGAGCCAACTAAACCCACACACTGCATCAAAAGATCTTAACACAATGAAGAGACCGAATGCTGCCAactgaaataaatattcttagaaaATCCTAATAGGTGTGCAGTGGTATTCCACATGGTCTTCAACGGCATTTCCCTAACAATGTTGAGAAACTATCTGTATGCTTCTCTGTTCGATATCCATATACTTTCTTTGGCAAAGTGCCCATTCACATCTTTCACCCACTTTGTAAACTGGGGGTTAGTTTATGATTGAGTTTGGGGTGTTCCTTATATGTTCTTGATGCAAATCCTTCCTGAGAGTTGGGATTTGCAAACACCttctccagtctgtggcttgtctttttgtCCTCGTGTCATTCAAAATAAAGTTCTTCAAGTTTGATGATACCTAGTTTTTTTCTATTACAGTTTGCGCTTTTTATATGTCACAGAAGCCTTTGCCTAATCCTAGGACAGAACATtttctgctcagttttcttctagaagtttcattTCTAGGTAGGTTTATGGCTCACTTTAAATACTGTGTAAGATATGAGAAGGGGCCAAGgttcattcttttcttccagtTGTTTCAATATGTGTTTTCAATATGTGTTGAAagtctatcctttctccattgaattacCTTGACACCTGTGGAAAACCAACTGACCATACCTGTGTGGCTGTTTCTGAACTGTCTAAACTGGCCCACTGATCCATGTCTAAACTTTCATGCGTCCCACAGTGTTGACTAATGCTTCTTGACAGTATGTTTTCAAAGCAGGTGCTGTGAGCCCTCTTTGTGCTTTTTCAAAATCACCTTAGCTATTCTAATTGCTTTGACTTTGGTTGTAGCTTTTAGGATCAGTTTATTTCCATTTaccgctcccccccccccaaaaaaaaatctagatgggAATTATGTTAaatctgtagatcagtttgggaaaaattgacattttaacagTAAAATCTTCCAATCTATAAACAtagtatatctctccatttatgtaggtcttcattgatttctttcatcagtcttttACATGTTTCAGCATACAGATCCTGTATCTACTTAATTTACATCTAATTATTTCAGGTTTTGGATGCTATCATAAAGCAcctatttttggccacactgggtcttcactgctacgtgcgggctctctctagttgcagggggGCAGGGGGTACTCTTCCTTGCGTTCTCATGGTGGTGCCGTCTcaggttgtggagcacaggctctagacacatGGGCCTTAGCTGCTGTGGCCCGCGGGCCATGgagcacgggctcagttgctccatggcatgtggaatcctcccgtATCACGGACGTCCcaataacagattttaaaatgtaaatttccaaTCATTTATCACTCGTGTATGAAAATACAATTCAGTTTTACTCAACAGCCTGTGTTCTTGCTAAACTCTTTAGTCATAGGATTTTTGTGGAATCTATGTGATTTTCGACATAAATAATCATGCTTTCTGTGGTTagtaacagttttatttcttcccttgtaTTTGCCTTTTCCCCCACTGTTTCATTGAAGTGGCTGGTGCTTCCAGGACAACGCTAAACAGAAGTGGTGAGCGTGGACATTCCCGCCTTGTTCCCAGTCTTGGAGGGAAATCACTCAGCCTTTCGACACTAAGTATGGTGTTGCAAAGATTGGACAGACTGAAGCAACTGTGTATGCACACAAGCACCCAGTCCATCCCCTTTACTGGGTGAAAGAAATTGTTATATTTCTAGtttgctgaggtttttttttaatcatgaatgttGAAAtctatctcttgcttttttctgtgtAAAATAATAATGTGATTTGTTCTTCTTTAGTGTGTTAATATAGTGAATTGCACTATTTTCAGATGGTGGACCAGCCTTCCATCCCCAGAAAAAACTCCACTTACTGTGATGTATCATTACTTTTTGTATACATCTGGATTTGTTTTGCTAATATTCTGTTgagggctttttttaaaaaaatctatgtccATGAAGGAGATTGGTCTGTGGTTCTCCAaatcaagtgcacatggaacattcaccaagatagactATATCCTGGGCCACTAAACAAACTTTAGAAAAAGCTTGAAATCTTTATAATGAAAGTCTTATATGTTCTcttacaatataaaaattaaagtactaatagaaaacacattttaaaataatctatcaggacttccctggtggtccaggggttaagactgcatttccactgcagggggcacgggtttgagcCCTAGTCCAGGAGGTTTCACATGCTGCCTGGTGCTgtgccccccaaaaaaagtcagacaaaaagGAAGTCTtatgggaaattagaaaatattttgagctgAATAAATACTAAAATGTTATCAAAGTTCATGGGATGTAGCTAAAACAGTGTCTAGAGGAAAATGTATAGcattaaaaatgtttccattaggacttccctggtggtacagtggataagaatctgcctgccaatgcaggcaacatgggtgtgatccctggtctggaagattccacatgccactgagcaactaagcccatgagcttaGTTGAAACTactgagtcacaactactgagcccgcactctaGTGCCCGCAAGCCGCTACTGCTGAGCCCACAAGCTGCATCTACTGAAGCcagtgtgcctagagcctgtgctccacgctGAAAGAgaccaccccaatgagaagcccatgaactgcgaagaagagtagctcccacgctctgccactagagaaagcctgcacgcagcaaggaagacctactgcaaccaaaaataaaaatttttaaatgtttatattaaaaaagaaaaaaggtcttaaatcaataatctaagctttcacttttaaaaagctagaaaaagaaaaaaatccacagcAGGAAGAATGAAACAGTAAAGAGCAGAAGTCAATAAAATACGAAAcataaaatcagtaagaaaaacaaaaccaaaagttagttctttgaaaaggtcAATAATATCAATAAACTTCTAATCAGACTAACCAAGGGGGGGGGaattaatatcagaaatgaaaggtGGGACACTATAAAAAttggaagaacaaaaaaaaaaaaaattggaggaaCAAAGAAAGGCTGAAAAAACTATAGCCATATTCACAATggaccaattccttgaaagacacaaattaTTGAAACTCATGAGGAAATAGATAACCCAAATAGTCCTAAATCTACTTAAGAAATTGAATTTTGTAGTTAGAAACTTTGCAATTAAGAAAATTACTGGACAAGATAGTTCCGCTGGAGGGAAGTACTGATACCTGTCCCAGCTTTTAGAAGTCTCTACCTGTGCCTCTTAGTGCcgttttctctcctctctcacacacacatgcagatagaaaatgaaaaagcgATCAGTGCAGCTTCCTGTGAACAGCAGTGTTTATGTGGGAGGTATGACCCCAGGCCATCCCCAGTTCTCCCCAGAGCGACCACAGCCCTAGCTCTGAGGTGGCTGTACAGTCTGCAGGCAGAGGTCACGGGAGTGGGGAGATGACACGGGTCACACAGGGACCTGATGCTGCCCTAACCCTACCCAGACCCTAATCCTGATGGACGAGAAGGTGGGAGGCTGCTTACAACACCCCCCTCCCTCAAAGGGAGGGATCTGAGCTCAAAAACAAAGACCCAAGCAGTGGTTCCAAACTGACCCAAAAAATCCTTGTTTCTGAGGGCCAGGAAGGCAGGGGTTTCCCCAGGGGACCCCAAGGTCAGTGCTCGCAAGGCTCcgtgcctgcctgcctgctgctACGGGAATTCAAGTCCAAATGGCCAGTCTCTGGCCAAGGAGAcagcagggtgggggtggaggaatgAGTGAGGTGGCCCTGGGATCCTCCTCTCAGGATTGTCGCCGGGAAACAGCAGAAGCTTGGCTGGAGACCGGGCCTGGGCTCAGCCTGCAGATGGGTCCTCTCCGTCTTCCCCTGGTACCCTTCTCTGTGTGCCCACAAGGATCCCGGGGACTTGGGCCAATTTCAATGGGTGTGGGGTCTCCAAGCTCCGTCACCAGGCCTCTCCTGTAAGCTCCCCCCAGTGCCCTCTGAGCAGGCCACGTCATGCTGTCTGCCCCACTGCCCTCCCTTCATCCCTCTGGCAGATGGGAAAAGAGGACGGTGTGCTCAACCCGCCAGAGCAGATGGCCATGAGGCAGGAGATCCGGCACCCCAGGGCCCACCGGCTGCCAGGCTTAGCTTGTGCTCGGCTCCTCTTTCTGGGCCTGTCCTGCCCTCCCTGCAAGTCCTGCAGAGTGCTCGGGGACGCTGCTCCTAGGCCATCAAACCCAGAGGGCAGGCTGTAAGAGGAAGGTCCTGCCTCCCAGCAGAAAAACAGGAAACCCACCTTAGGGGCAAAGTTGAGGAGCAGCTCCCATGGGCACCTCGTTACCGCAGTGGTGGTCTGGCTCTGGCTGGTGCATGGACTAAAATATCACCTGGGCTTTACTGGCGGCCATTCTCATCCCTGGGTGAGCCATCCACTCTAAGCTCGCCTGGCTGGGTAGCTGCTCACACCAAGGCCTCAGTGGGTGAGGGGAAGAGGCCAGGGGAGGGCAAGGCTGACCACAGAGAGGGGAATCGGGGGCTGTGGGCATAGGGGACAGCACAAAGTCACAGGGTCCTGGGAGTCACAGGCCAGGGAGCACACAGACTGCACGTGGCCCAGGCGGACAAGATCATGAGTTTAAGAATGCAAAAGCTGACGGCTCAGAGCTGGAAGGCTCTTTTGCTGCCAGCCTCTGTGACAACgtccagggagcctggtgggctgagagGGGATCCTCTGCAGCAGTCCCAGCCCCCACCAGGCGGGGACAGGCCACCAGTTCCATGCCAGCAAATAAGGAGCTGCAGCTGTGGCCGGGGCCCAGGCTGATCTCTGGCCCTCCCTTTGGGGTGTCCATGCAGAGCAGGCCCTGCTCAGATGCAGCCCCCTGGTCTCTGGAACCTGCCAGCCTGGTCTCAGCCTCCctggcagccccagggactggaAGGGGGCAGCTCTCTGGGGACGTTGGGGGCACAGGGCTGGGCTGCAGCCCTGATGGGGGCATGCTGCCCTTGGGCGAAAACAAAGCTGAACTCAGAGGCTGTAGGAAGGCCTGGCCCCCGGTGAAAGGCAGGGTGTCGGTCAGCAGGTCTGATGGGCCCACACGGGCGGCTGCAGGGCTAGGCTCGGCGGGGGGCCTCCGGGCAGGGGGCCACTGTCGGCAGGAGGCTTCAAAGTGTCTCAGGATCTGAACGAGGGAAGAGGGGAACTGGTGAGGGCTCTTGTGCTCCTTCAGGAATCATAGAGGACAAGGTCCTCCTGGGTCCCCTCCTCAATGTTGCTGGCCAGAGCACAGGGCAGGACCGCTGGCCACTCACAACAACTCTGTCATCCCCCAGCAGTACCGCTGCTGCTCTCCACCAGCTGTCATACAAACAGATGCTTTCCCCCACATCAAGCTGCTGTGTGGCCTGCCAGAGTGGAAGAGCGCCCCCTCCTGGTCAAGTGCCACACAAGCACCTGACACGCAGAGGGAAGAGATGTGTCTGAAGcatccccaacccccacccaagTGTCATTCCTGATAGCTGGACTCCTGGGTCCTTCTCAGGCTTTAGCAACACCGTGATGTGCCCTCGACGTGTTTCGTGTGTGGCAGGTTCACTAGTGCTTTGATGAAGAGCGGTTTAGAGACAGGTGACTAAGGATCTGAACTGTCCACTGCCATACAGAAAACTGGAAGCCAAGAGAGGCAAACAGCAGGCCCCAGAGAAGACTGCAGGTGGCCTCCCCACATTCATCAGTGGGAAGAGGACTCAGACAGACAACCATTTCTGCCCTCCCAGAGTTGGGGATATGGGAGCAGAGCTTAGACCCATGACACAGAGTACAGAGCAGAGGAAGAGAGCCATCCAAGCagtcaaggagggcttcctgcaggaggagggcttcctggaggagacagcCACAAGGGAGAAGGCACTGCCCAAAAAGCAGATCTGCTGGGCAGAAGGTCGGGGAAACCTGGGGGTCCCATGTATGGGAAGAGGCCAGGCCGCCAACTGCCGTTCTAAGGACATGGCCTGTGCCAGCCGCAGGAGCGGGAGGAGGGACACGTCTAGGGAaggcagtgggggcggggggagggtgtgGGACTGCTGGGGTGTCCTGCACCCCCTCCTCTGGGCCTTTGAAGCTGCCCACCTTGGTGGCCTTGTTGGTCACGGGTCCGGGGCTGCCCGCACTGAGCTCCTGCAGCCGAGGCCGGGCGAGGAGCAGGACTCGCTCCTGAGAGAGCAGGTCAGTGCACCCGAGGGAGGCGATGGCACCCAGGGCTCTCTGTGGGGTGGGTGGGCTTGATGTCAGCTGGGTCCTCCCCAAGGGAGGTCTGTGTGAccggctccctccctccctcctcttggcCCTCAGCAATCGACCAGACAATCGACTGGGCATCCTGTGCTCACTCTCCCCACTCCCCGTGCCCAGgcacacccccagccccacctgctgccctccttaccatctgaacacGCTCACTGGTGGCAGCCAGGTGGCGGATGAGCAGCTCCAGCACAGCCTCACAGTTAAGGAGGCCACACCTGCAGGAAGGGGGCACCACGCAACAGGGCTGGGGCTGTGGGGCAAGGGGCGTGTGTGCAGAGCCAGGgcgaggggtggggtgaggtgcgGGGAAGAGGGGGCCCTGGAATGGGTCGGGGCTCACTCTTTGATGAAGTGCTGCACCTCCTCTCGGCTCAGGAAGGTGTGCTGCCCCTGGGTCACAGTCCGGACCAGGCTCAGCTCCTGCTGGCAGTCACTCAGGGTCACAGCCTCAACCCTGCCGGGTGCACGCGGGTCAGGACAAAGGCTGGTCTCCCTCACGCCCCCTCCAGGTCACCTCTCCCCCATCAGGGTAGGGAATGGAGGGGCGCCCTGGGGTGCTGGATCACCTTTCTGCTAGGTCACTAGGTGCCCGGCTGGCCCCCGAGGGGCTGTCACTGCCCGACCGACTGCCCGAGTCCGAGGCCTTGCCCAGGTCATCGTTCTCCTGGGAAGAATCCTGAGAGCTGGGACTGCTGTCCAGCTCATCCCAGCCGCCTCCGGCTTGCCCGGGCTGGTGTCTCACTGCTGGAAGAAACACCGACTGAGGGTTGGACCCTTGGGGGCCTCAGACTGGCCCCAGGTCCGTCTCCCCAGGAGCCCTGGATagggagacccagggaagagccGGTGGGCTGGGTCCTGGGATGTGGACACGGTAGCTGCCTGGGCGCCAGCTCCAGGAAACACCACCCGAGAGGAAACGGGGCAGAACAGAGCACACCCTCACTcagggccagggtggggggtCCGCACAGGACATGCCTGCCCAGAAAACACAGATGCCAGATGCCAGGCGGGCGGGAGGCCATGCAGTGCCAGGGCAGTGGggacagtgcccagcacagcagCGCTCAAGTCCCAGCAAGTGCTGACATTCTTCTTCCAAGCCAGGCAAACGGGACGTTGCTTCTGGGAGAGGCAGAAGTGGAGGCGGAGGGCACGGGCAGTCGTCGCTCCCTCCCATATCACGGCGCACCACTAGAACACACATGGCATGGAGCCTGGCCCCTGCGGAGGGCTCCCCTGTTGCCTCTGGGCCCTGACGGGCTGCAGAGCTGCTCGAAGGCGCTGGGTGAACACACGAGAGCTGGGGATGGCTCCTGTCCCAGCTCTAAGCTTCTGTGTCTGAGCAGCCGGGATCCTGGGCAGACCCCACCTCTCGTGGGGCCGTAATACCTGAGCTCCCACCAAGAGCAGGCTGACAGAGAACACTGGACATGGGGGTCAAGGCAGGGCTGCCCTACGCACACCGCCGCAGAGGCTGCAGGGAGC from Cervus canadensis isolate Bull #8, Minnesota chromosome 1, ASM1932006v1, whole genome shotgun sequence includes:
- the TEPSIN gene encoding AP-4 complex accessory subunit tepsin isoform X2, giving the protein MAATPPLRDRLSFLHRLPILLKGTSDDDVPCPGYLFEEIAKISHESLGSSQCLLEYLLNRLHSGSGRVKLKVLKILLHLCGHGSSSFLLILKRNPAFIQEAAVFAGPPDPLHGNSLYQKVRAAAQDLGAALYSDTLSPLPPSQPPRTLPPAGMGSQSRPQSTLQGFGYSKERGHTGSAGEAFLSTIQKAAEVVASAVRPGPESPSCQRSLQRGDAYQPAVTPSASLGTPASGSPLPVASPGARVVRRDMGGSDDCPCPPPPLLPLPEATSRLPGLEEECQHLLGLERCCAGHCPHCPGTAWPPARLASGICVFWAVRHQPGQAGGGWDELDSSPSSQDSSQENDDLGKASDSGSRSGSDSPSGASRAPSDLAERVEAVTLSDCQQELSLVRTVTQGQHTFLSREEVQHFIKECGLLNCEAVLELLIRHLAATSERVQMRALGAIASLGCTDLLSQERVLLLARPRLQELSAGSPGPVTNKATKILRHFEASCRQWPPARRPPAEPSPAAARVGPSDLLTDTLPFTGGQAFLQPLSSALFSPKGSMPPSGLQPSPVPPTSPESCPLPVPGAAREAETRLAGSRDQGAASEQGLLCMDTPKGGPEISLGPGHSCSSLFAGMELVACPRLVGAGTAAEDPLSAHQAPWTLSQRLAAKEPSSSEPSAFAFLNS
- the TEPSIN gene encoding AP-4 complex accessory subunit tepsin isoform X3, which encodes MAATPPLRDRLSFLHRLPILLKGTSDDDVPCPGYLFEEIAKISHESLGSSQCLLEYLLNRLHSGSGRVKLKVLKILLHLCGHGSSSFLLILKRNPAFIQEAAVFAGPPDPLHGNSLYQKVRAAAQDLGAALYSDTLSPLPPSQPPRTLPPAGMGSQSRPQSTLQGFGYSKERGHTGSAGEAFLSTIQKAAEVVASAVRPGPESPSCQRSLQRGDAYQPAVTPSASLGTPASGSPLPVASPGARVVRRDMGGSDDCPCPPPPLLPLPEATSRLPGLEEECQHLLGLERCCAGHCPHCPGTAWPPARLASAVRHQPGQAGGGWDELDSSPSSQDSSQENDDLGKASDSGSRSGSDSPSGASRAPSDLAERVEAVTLSDCQQELSLVRTVTQGQHTFLSREEVQHFIKECGLLNCEAVLELLIRHLAATSERVQMRALGAIASLGCTDLLSQERVLLLARPRLQELSAGSPGPVTNKATKILRHFEASCRQWPPARRPPAEPSPAAARVGPSDLLTDTLPFTGGQAFLQPLSSALFSPKGSMPPSGLQPSPVPPTSPESCPLPVPGAAREAETRLAGSRDQGAASEQGLLCMDTPKGGPEISLGPGHSCSSLFAGMELVACPRLVGAGTAAEDPLSAHQAPWTLSQRLAAKEPSSSEPSAFAFLNS
- the TEPSIN gene encoding AP-4 complex accessory subunit tepsin isoform X1, translating into MAATPPLRDRLSFLHRLPILLKGTSDDDVPCPGYLFEEIAKISHESLGSSQCLLEYLLNRLHSGSGRVKLKVLKILLHLCGHGSSSFLLILKRNPAFIQEAAVFAGPPDPLHGNSLYQKVRAAAQDLGAALYSDTLSPLPPSQPPRTLPPAGMGSQSRPQSTLQGFGYSKERGHTGSAGEAFLSTIQKAAEVVASAVRPGPESPSCQRSLQRGDAYQPAVTPSASLGTPASGSPLPVASPGARVVRRDMGGSDDCPCPPPPLLPLPEATSRLPGLEEECQHLLGLERCCAGHCPHCPGTAWPPARLASGICVFWAAVRHQPGQAGGGWDELDSSPSSQDSSQENDDLGKASDSGSRSGSDSPSGASRAPSDLAERVEAVTLSDCQQELSLVRTVTQGQHTFLSREEVQHFIKECGLLNCEAVLELLIRHLAATSERVQMRALGAIASLGCTDLLSQERVLLLARPRLQELSAGSPGPVTNKATKILRHFEASCRQWPPARRPPAEPSPAAARVGPSDLLTDTLPFTGGQAFLQPLSSALFSPKGSMPPSGLQPSPVPPTSPESCPLPVPGAAREAETRLAGSRDQGAASEQGLLCMDTPKGGPEISLGPGHSCSSLFAGMELVACPRLVGAGTAAEDPLSAHQAPWTLSQRLAAKEPSSSEPSAFAFLNS
- the TEPSIN gene encoding AP-4 complex accessory subunit tepsin isoform X7, whose protein sequence is MAATPPLRDRLSFLHRLPILLKGTSDDDVPCPGYLFEEIAKISHESLGSSQCLLEYLLNRLHSGSGRVKLKVLKILLHLCGHGSSSFLLILKRNPAFIQEAAVFAGPPDPLHGNSLYQKVRAAAQDLGAALYSDTLSPLPPSQPPRTLPPAGMGSQSRPQSTLQGFGYSKERGHTGSAGEAFLSTIQKAAEVVASAVRPGPESPSCQRSLQRGDAYQPAVTPSASLGTPASGSPLPVASPGARAVRHQPGQAGGGWDELDSSPSSQDSSQENDDLGKASDSGSRSGSDSPSGASRAPSDLAERVEAVTLSDCQQELSLVRTVTQGQHTFLSREEVQHFIKECGLLNCEAVLELLIRHLAATSERVQMRALGAIASLGCTDLLSQERVLLLARPRLQELSAGSPGPVTNKATKILRHFEASCRQWPPARRPPAEPSPAAARVGPSDLLTDTLPFTGGQAFLQPLSSALFSPKGSMPPSGLQPSPVPPTSPESCPLPVPGAAREAETRLAGSRDQGAASEQGLLCMDTPKGGPEISLGPGHSCSSLFAGMELVACPRLVGAGTAAEDPLSAHQAPWTLSQRLAAKEPSSSEPSAFAFLNS
- the TEPSIN gene encoding AP-4 complex accessory subunit tepsin isoform X6, whose protein sequence is MAATPPLRDRLSFLHRLPILLKGTSDDDVPCPGYLFEEIAKISHESLGSSQCLLEYLLNRLHSGSGRVKLKVLKILLHLCGHGSSSFLLILKRNPAFIQEAAVFAGPPDPLHGNSLYQKVRAAAQDLGAALYSDTLSPLPPSQPPRTLPPAGMGSQSRPQSTLQGFGYSKERGHTGSAGEAFLSTIQKAAEVVASAVRPGPESPSCQRSLQRGDAYQPAVTPSASLGTPASGSPLPVASPGARVVRRDMGGSDDCPCPPPPLLPLPEATSRLPGLEEECQHLLGLERCCAGHCPHCPGTAWPPARLASGICVFWAAVRHQPGQAGGGWDELDSSPSSQDSSQENDDLGKASDSGSRSGSDSPSGASRAPSDLAERVEAVTLSDCQQELSLVRTVTQGQHTFLSREEVQHFIKECGLLNCEAVLELLIRHLAATSERVQMILRHFEASCRQWPPARRPPAEPSPAAARVGPSDLLTDTLPFTGGQAFLQPLSSALFSPKGSMPPSGLQPSPVPPTSPESCPLPVPGAAREAETRLAGSRDQGAASEQGLLCMDTPKGGPEISLGPGHSCSSLFAGMELVACPRLVGAGTAAEDPLSAHQAPWTLSQRLAAKEPSSSEPSAFAFLNS
- the TEPSIN gene encoding AP-4 complex accessory subunit tepsin isoform X8; its protein translation is MAATPPLRDRLSFLHRLPILLKGTSDDDVPCPGYLFEEIAKISHESLGSSQCLLEYLLNRLHSGSGRVKLKVLKILLHLCGHGSSSFLLILKRNPAFIQEAAVFAGPPDPLHGNSLYQKVRAAAQDLGAALYSDTLSPLPPSQPPRTLPPAGMGSQSRPQSTLQGFGYSKERGHTGSAGEAFLSTIQKAAEVVASAVRPGPESPSCQRSLQRGDAYQPAVTPSASLGTPASGSPLPVASPGARVRHQPGQAGGGWDELDSSPSSQDSSQENDDLGKASDSGSRSGSDSPSGASRAPSDLAERVEAVTLSDCQQELSLVRTVTQGQHTFLSREEVQHFIKECGLLNCEAVLELLIRHLAATSERVQMRALGAIASLGCTDLLSQERVLLLARPRLQELSAGSPGPVTNKATKILRHFEASCRQWPPARRPPAEPSPAAARVGPSDLLTDTLPFTGGQAFLQPLSSALFSPKGSMPPSGLQPSPVPPTSPESCPLPVPGAAREAETRLAGSRDQGAASEQGLLCMDTPKGGPEISLGPGHSCSSLFAGMELVACPRLVGAGTAAEDPLSAHQAPWTLSQRLAAKEPSSSEPSAFAFLNS